A region from the Aricia agestis chromosome 12, ilAriAges1.1, whole genome shotgun sequence genome encodes:
- the LOC121732411 gene encoding uncharacterized protein LOC121732411 codes for MDRRSLTGLFLFLAVVGSWQGMEERSERRRDPQYNAKRHMLPRDTRRPALGREMRKKPPGYLTPLQEEEIADDEIVSVSVGPLPQPITLPGHRPRLNIDKFKQKIENTKENTSNAKAVRFIKDVIVEVAKDLLTHEVSEEFIFGQYIGKAMKKVKEEYKTKMQLEILDLIKHYQHRNDSRKPEEITTVKSKRKSNDTDEVWTDFTNLENIVG; via the exons ATGGACAGACGAAGTTTGACCGGTCTGTTTTTGTTCCTCGCCGTTGTT GGATCCTGGCAAGGGATGGAGGAGAGGAGCGAAAGGCGTCGGGACCCACAATACAACGCCAAGAGGCACATGCTGCCCCGAGATACCAGGAGACCAGCACTGGGTAGAGAGATGAGGAAGAAG cCACCAGGCTATCTGACACCACTACAAGAGGAGGAGATTGCTGATGATGAAATAGTATCAGTATCAGTCGGTCCACTACCACAACCGATAACATTACCCGGTCATCGACCTCGGCTAAACATTGACAAGTTCAAACAGAAAATAGAAAACACCAAAGAAAACACGTCAAATGCAAAAGCAGTAAGATTCATAAAAGATGTAATTGTCGAAGTAGCTAAGGATCTACTGACGCATGAAGTGAGCGAAGAATTCATATTCGGACAATACATTGGTAAAGCGATGAAGAAAGTCAAAGAAGAATATAAAACGAAGATGCAACTGGAGATTCTAGACCTGATAAAACATTATCAACATAGGAATGATAGTAGAAAACCGGAGGAAATAACAACGGTGAAATCGAAAAGAAAATCCAATGATACTGATGAAGTTTGGACGGATTTTACGAATTTAGAGAACATAGTTGGTTGA